One segment of Niveibacterium microcysteis DNA contains the following:
- a CDS encoding ExeA family protein: protein MSAAMYLEHYGLSEAPFRITADPGYFFSGAERGATLDALLFTLRFEEGIVKVTGEVGAGKTMLLRMLLERLPAEALPIWLANPSLTPEQLLQAIARQIGVPPDAQSENRLLDAIEQRLIALYGEGRRVIVLVDEAHAMPSASLEQVRLLSNLETPRHKLLQIVLFGQPELDALLAGPTQRPLRDRITHHFRLAPLSAAETRAYLLHRLQAAGHRGRPPLSVRAMNAISRSAAGLTRRINILADKTLLAGFAAGKHDIGLREVRLAARDAGLPDPLPIRSAAALVALTVIGGAALLYAMPGRIASGTSATAAPTAAPEVPAARAAVSPAASAATMKTAPPHADLLGSFVAERLMQSRDWVAQSKGERWTVQVGAAAPEQARELEALIHRIEALGDGTPVNLYAAPGTPVGRIGVVWGDFASAAEARSAVAAAPDWLRIARPYVRPIASIRPAPRKAKTAKAAPAAAESNSVKMGFDPTAPEEAGPRP from the coding sequence GTGAGCGCGGCGATGTACCTCGAACATTACGGCCTCAGCGAGGCGCCGTTTCGAATTACCGCCGACCCCGGCTATTTCTTTTCGGGTGCCGAACGAGGGGCGACACTCGACGCCCTGCTCTTCACGTTGCGCTTCGAGGAAGGCATCGTGAAGGTCACCGGCGAGGTCGGCGCAGGCAAGACGATGCTGTTGCGGATGCTGCTGGAACGCCTGCCAGCTGAAGCGCTGCCGATTTGGCTCGCAAACCCGTCGCTGACGCCAGAGCAATTGCTGCAAGCGATCGCCCGACAGATCGGCGTGCCGCCCGATGCACAGTCCGAGAATCGCTTGCTCGACGCGATCGAGCAGCGCCTGATCGCACTCTATGGCGAAGGCCGCCGCGTCATCGTGCTGGTCGATGAAGCGCACGCCATGCCGAGCGCTTCGCTCGAGCAAGTGCGGCTGCTCTCCAACCTGGAAACGCCGCGGCACAAACTCCTGCAGATCGTGCTGTTCGGTCAGCCGGAACTCGACGCGCTCCTCGCCGGGCCGACGCAACGCCCCTTGCGCGACCGCATCACGCATCACTTCCGGCTCGCCCCCCTTAGCGCCGCCGAGACCCGCGCCTATCTGCTCCACCGACTGCAGGCCGCCGGCCACCGCGGACGCCCGCCCCTGTCAGTACGTGCGATGAATGCCATCAGCCGCAGCGCCGCCGGGCTGACGCGGCGTATCAACATCCTCGCCGACAAGACGCTGCTTGCCGGATTCGCCGCCGGGAAACACGACATTGGCCTGCGCGAAGTACGCCTCGCCGCGCGCGATGCGGGCCTGCCTGATCCGTTGCCGATACGCAGTGCGGCAGCGCTGGTCGCGCTCACAGTAATCGGAGGAGCCGCCTTGCTCTACGCAATGCCTGGCCGTATTGCCAGCGGAACCAGTGCAACTGCAGCGCCCACCGCCGCACCGGAAGTACCGGCCGCTAGGGCCGCGGTCAGCCCGGCCGCCAGCGCAGCAACGATGAAGACTGCGCCACCACATGCCGACCTGCTGGGCAGTTTTGTGGCGGAACGCTTGATGCAGTCCCGCGACTGGGTCGCGCAGAGCAAGGGGGAGCGATGGACCGTGCAAGTGGGCGCGGCGGCTCCGGAGCAGGCTCGCGAGCTTGAAGCGCTGATTCACCGTATCGAAGCGCTCGGCGACGGCACCCCGGTCAACTTGTATGCGGCGCCCGGCACCCCCGTCGGCCGCATCGGCGTCGTGTGGGGCGACTTTGCCAGCGCCGCCGAGGCACGCAGCGCGGTGGCCGCCGCGCCCGACTGGCTGCGCATCGCGCGTCCTTACGTGAGGCCGATTGCGAGCATACGGCCAGCACCCCGCAAGGCAAAAACTGCCAAGGCCGCGCCGGCCGCGGCCGAATCGAATTCGGTTAAGATGGGATTCGATCCCACCGCCCCAGAGGAAGCCGGACCCCGTCCATGA
- a CDS encoding sigma-54-dependent transcriptional regulator, whose amino-acid sequence MPAPPDDRPLLLLVDDDTSIVETLAWAFGPDFETLTAGSRPEALNLLRGCKRPIDAALIDLGLPPVPHRPDEGLALVSELIAAAPDLHIVVLSGQDAMASARHARAIGAFEFHPKPSAPPVLREALLRAVARTRQARARKPDAVKLVGESPAIVALRQQLRRLADAPFPLLLEGESGTGKELAAQALHQTGSRAGKPFVAVNCAAIAPGLIEAALFGHARGAFTGATAARTGFFEEAGDGTLFLDEVGELPLELQPKLLRALENGEYLRVGETAARHASARVVTATNRNLRDEVKAGRFRADLYHRLSVLTLTLPALRTLGDDRFVLLEHYLPQLAAESALPPFALDRDARALWGDYAFPGNVRELRNIVLRLLARHAGETVGRAQLAAELDLDTGPRANADEIDSLQEGFSLDDALRRTERRYIESALALARGSMSQAARLLGINRTTLYGRIGVLGLRMPAGETRED is encoded by the coding sequence ATGCCCGCTCCACCCGACGACCGCCCCCTGCTATTGCTCGTCGACGACGACACCTCGATCGTCGAGACCTTGGCATGGGCGTTCGGGCCGGATTTTGAAACGCTGACCGCCGGCTCGCGCCCGGAAGCGCTGAACTTGCTGCGTGGCTGCAAGCGGCCGATCGACGCTGCCCTGATCGACCTTGGTCTGCCGCCGGTGCCGCATCGCCCGGACGAGGGCCTTGCGCTCGTCAGCGAGCTGATCGCTGCGGCGCCCGACCTGCATATTGTTGTGCTCTCCGGCCAGGACGCGATGGCGAGCGCCCGCCACGCCCGCGCGATCGGCGCCTTCGAGTTCCACCCCAAGCCCTCGGCGCCGCCCGTGCTGCGGGAAGCCTTGCTGCGTGCCGTAGCGCGCACACGCCAGGCGCGTGCCCGCAAGCCTGACGCGGTAAAGCTTGTCGGGGAGTCGCCGGCGATCGTCGCGCTACGCCAGCAATTGCGTCGCCTGGCAGACGCCCCCTTCCCCCTGCTGCTGGAAGGTGAATCCGGCACCGGCAAGGAACTCGCCGCCCAAGCCCTGCACCAGACCGGCTCGCGGGCCGGAAAACCCTTCGTGGCTGTGAACTGTGCCGCCATCGCGCCCGGCCTGATCGAGGCTGCGCTGTTCGGCCATGCGCGCGGCGCCTTCACCGGCGCCACCGCGGCGCGGACCGGCTTTTTCGAGGAAGCGGGTGACGGCACGCTTTTCCTCGATGAGGTCGGCGAACTGCCGCTGGAACTGCAACCCAAGCTGCTGCGCGCGCTGGAGAACGGCGAGTACCTGCGCGTCGGCGAGACCGCCGCGCGGCACGCAAGCGCTCGCGTTGTCACGGCAACCAACCGGAATCTGCGCGACGAGGTGAAAGCCGGTCGCTTCCGCGCCGACCTCTACCACCGCCTCAGCGTCCTCACCCTCACGCTGCCGGCGCTGCGCACGCTGGGCGACGACCGTTTCGTGCTGCTGGAACACTACCTGCCGCAGCTCGCAGCCGAGTCCGCGCTGCCGCCCTTCGCGCTGGACCGCGACGCGCGCGCACTGTGGGGCGATTACGCATTCCCCGGCAATGTGCGCGAGCTGCGCAACATCGTGCTGCGCCTGCTGGCCCGCCACGCCGGCGAGACCGTAGGCCGCGCGCAACTCGCCGCCGAACTGGATCTCGACACCGGCCCGCGCGCCAACGCCGATGAAATCGACTCGCTGCAGGAGGGGTTCTCACTGGACGACGCACTACGCCGTACCGAGCGGCGCTATATCGAATCGGCGCTCGCGCTCGCGCGTGGCAGCATGTCGCAAGCCGCGCGTCTGCTGGGCATCAACCGCACCACGCTGTACGGACGTATCGGCGTGCTGGGCCTGCGCATGCCCGCCGGCGAAACCCGCGAGGACTGA
- a CDS encoding ABC transporter ATP-binding protein — protein sequence MSDALVEVRNVSFAYQGRQVLRGVDLVVPRGKVVAIMGGSGSGKTTLLSLIGGQLRAQAGEVRVDGQDVAALPRDALYAMRRRMGMLFQFGALFTDLPVFDNVAFPLREHTELPEELIRDLVLMKLHAVGLRGAAKLRPSELSGGMARRVALARATALDPMLMMYDEPFAGLDPISLGVIGQLIRRLNDALGAASILVTHDVVESLAIVDYVYFIGEGKVVAQGTPDEIRASSDPYVHQFIYSEADGPVRFHYPAPGYAASLLRAEGV from the coding sequence GTGTCCGACGCGCTTGTCGAAGTCCGCAATGTTTCGTTTGCCTACCAGGGCCGCCAGGTCCTGCGTGGTGTCGACCTCGTCGTGCCGCGCGGCAAGGTGGTTGCGATCATGGGCGGCTCCGGCTCGGGCAAGACGACGCTGCTGTCGCTGATCGGCGGGCAACTGCGCGCTCAGGCCGGTGAAGTGCGTGTGGACGGCCAGGACGTCGCCGCGCTGCCGCGTGATGCGCTGTACGCGATGCGGCGCCGGATGGGCATGCTGTTCCAGTTCGGCGCCCTGTTTACCGACTTGCCTGTCTTTGACAACGTTGCGTTTCCGCTACGTGAGCACACCGAGCTGCCGGAAGAACTGATCCGCGATCTCGTGCTGATGAAACTGCACGCGGTGGGGTTGCGCGGCGCGGCGAAGCTGCGGCCGAGCGAACTTTCCGGCGGCATGGCGCGGCGCGTGGCGCTGGCGCGGGCAACGGCGCTCGATCCGATGCTGATGATGTACGACGAGCCTTTTGCCGGGCTTGATCCGATCTCGCTGGGCGTTATCGGGCAACTGATCCGCCGCCTCAACGATGCGCTGGGCGCGGCGTCGATCCTCGTGACACACGATGTTGTCGAGTCGCTTGCGATCGTCGATTACGTGTATTTCATTGGCGAGGGCAAGGTGGTTGCGCAGGGTACGCCGGACGAAATCCGCGCGTCGTCCGATCCCTATGTCCACCAGTTCATCTATTCGGAGGCGGATGGCCCGGTGCGCTTCCACTATCCGGCTCCGGGCTACGCGGCGAGCCTGCTGCGAGCAGAAGGGGTCTGA
- the mlaE gene encoding lipid asymmetry maintenance ABC transporter permease subunit MlaE, with amino-acid sequence MRKTVSRLGAWAINAVWRLGFAARFFFGLLAYSGQSFRRFRSLTMREIYMSGVLSLLIITVSGLFVGLVLGLQGFETLQRFGSSDALGTLVALSLTRELGPVVAGLLFASRAGTAVTAEIGLMKTTEQLKAMDMMAVNPISRVVAPRFWGGVFAMPLLAALFSAMGIFGGWLIGVVLIGVDGGSFWSQMQAAVDFRYDIVNGVIKSFVFGVAVSLIAVFEGWDCVPTAEGISRAITRTVVSSALAILALDFVLTSFMFRELS; translated from the coding sequence ATGCGTAAAACGGTATCCCGGCTCGGCGCTTGGGCAATCAACGCGGTTTGGCGGCTCGGTTTTGCCGCGCGCTTCTTCTTTGGCTTGTTGGCGTACTCGGGGCAAAGCTTCCGGCGCTTCCGCAGCCTGACGATGCGCGAGATCTACATGAGCGGCGTGCTGTCGCTGCTCATCATCACGGTATCGGGCCTGTTTGTCGGTTTGGTGCTCGGCCTGCAGGGCTTTGAAACCTTGCAGCGCTTTGGTTCCAGTGACGCGCTCGGCACGCTCGTGGCCCTGTCTTTGACGCGCGAGCTCGGCCCCGTCGTGGCCGGCCTGCTGTTTGCGAGCCGCGCTGGCACTGCGGTGACAGCCGAAATCGGCTTGATGAAGACGACCGAGCAGCTCAAGGCGATGGACATGATGGCGGTGAATCCGATCTCCCGCGTCGTTGCGCCGCGCTTCTGGGGGGGCGTGTTCGCAATGCCTTTGCTCGCGGCGCTGTTCTCGGCGATGGGTATCTTCGGTGGCTGGCTGATCGGCGTCGTGCTGATCGGTGTGGATGGCGGTTCGTTCTGGTCGCAAATGCAGGCGGCCGTGGATTTCCGCTACGACATCGTCAACGGGGTCATCAAGAGTTTCGTTTTTGGGGTGGCGGTGTCGCTGATTGCGGTGTTCGAAGGCTGGGACTGCGTGCCCACGGCCGAAGGCATTTCGCGCGCGATTACCCGCACCGTGGTCAGTTCGGCGCTGGCGATTCTGGCGCTCGATTTTGTGCTGACCTCGTTCATGTTTCGGGAGCTTTCATGA
- the mlaD gene encoding outer membrane lipid asymmetry maintenance protein MlaD codes for MNRSTIDLGVGVFVVIGIIALLFLSLKVGNLGGEKIQQPYQVHARFDNIGGLKVRAPVKASGVLVGRVTDIRYDTEHFQATVTFSVDGRYAFSRDTFATINTAGLLGEQYVALKPGGDEQNLKSGDTITKTQSAMVLEDMIGRFLFDKASEGAQGGK; via the coding sequence ATGAATCGTTCCACGATCGACCTCGGGGTCGGCGTTTTTGTCGTGATCGGCATCATTGCGTTGCTGTTCCTGTCGCTCAAGGTGGGCAACCTCGGTGGCGAGAAGATCCAGCAGCCCTATCAGGTGCATGCGCGCTTCGACAATATCGGCGGGCTCAAGGTGCGTGCGCCGGTGAAGGCCTCGGGCGTGCTGGTTGGCCGTGTGACGGATATCCGCTACGACACCGAGCATTTCCAGGCCACCGTGACGTTCTCGGTAGATGGGCGCTACGCCTTCTCGCGCGACACCTTTGCGACCATCAACACCGCCGGCCTGCTTGGCGAACAATATGTTGCACTTAAGCCGGGTGGCGACGAACAGAACCTGAAGTCCGGTGACACCATCACGAAAACCCAATCGGCAATGGTGCTTGAGGACATGATTGGACGCTTCCTGTTCGACAAGGCGTCCGAGGGAGCCCAAGGAGGCAAGTAA
- a CDS encoding MlaA family lipoprotein, with the protein MRASIFAAGLWLLMQAVPAVAQTADPIEPFNRAMYSFNDGLDRVALKPLAQGYAAAVPLPARVGFGNFINNFRDIPNVINNLLQGKLGEAASDVGRIALNSTFGILGVIDVASEFGLERHNEDFGQTLGRWGVSSGPYVVLPLLGPSTLRDTAALPVDYYTGGRHLVIESVAVRNSLAGLEVVNDRANLLDAEKALDEAALDKYVFIRNFYLQRRQNLVYDGNPPRPKGDDDVWDETDAAPDAGVTKKE; encoded by the coding sequence ATGCGCGCTTCGATTTTCGCCGCAGGGCTCTGGCTGTTGATGCAAGCCGTGCCCGCGGTGGCGCAGACGGCCGACCCGATCGAGCCCTTCAATCGGGCGATGTACAGCTTCAACGACGGGCTTGATCGCGTCGCGCTCAAGCCGCTCGCGCAGGGCTATGCCGCGGCCGTGCCGCTACCTGCGAGGGTGGGCTTCGGCAACTTCATCAACAACTTCCGCGATATTCCGAACGTCATCAACAATTTGCTGCAGGGCAAGCTGGGCGAGGCCGCGTCGGATGTCGGCCGGATCGCGCTCAACTCCACGTTCGGCATCCTCGGCGTGATTGATGTGGCCTCGGAATTCGGGCTGGAGCGTCACAACGAGGACTTCGGCCAGACACTCGGTCGCTGGGGCGTGTCGAGCGGGCCTTATGTGGTGCTACCGCTGCTGGGCCCGAGCACGCTGCGTGACACGGCGGCCTTGCCGGTCGACTACTACACCGGCGGGCGCCATCTCGTGATCGAAAGCGTTGCGGTGCGGAATTCGCTCGCAGGGCTTGAAGTTGTGAACGACCGCGCCAATCTGCTTGATGCCGAGAAGGCTCTCGATGAGGCCGCCCTCGACAAGTACGTCTTCATCCGCAACTTCTACCTGCAACGCAGGCAGAACCTTGTGTACGACGGCAATCCGCCGCGCCCCAAAGGGGACGACGACGTGTGGGATGAAACCGACGCCGCGCCTGACGCGGGTGTCACGAAGAAGGAGTAA
- a CDS encoding MlaC/ttg2D family ABC transporter substrate-binding protein, with product MNRRFFNRIFTSALIVAGVGAAQLALAATAPDELIRSVATDVQTIVRQDKAIQSGDMRKTLELIDAKVLPNFDFARMTSLAVGRDWRSATPAQKTDLTAEFRTLLVRSYANAIVRFKDHQITVKPLKLKPEDTEVTVRSEVRKAGSPPDSVDYTLYKKGEEWKVYDVAVAGVSLITNYRDAFGEEIKAGGIDGLIKSLRSKNAQNAAGGEGAAKK from the coding sequence ATGAACCGCAGGTTCTTCAACAGGATCTTCACCAGCGCGCTGATCGTGGCGGGTGTTGGTGCCGCGCAGCTCGCCCTGGCGGCTACCGCCCCGGATGAGCTGATCCGCTCGGTGGCCACCGATGTGCAGACGATCGTGCGGCAGGATAAGGCCATCCAGTCCGGCGACATGCGCAAGACGCTCGAGCTGATCGACGCCAAGGTACTGCCGAACTTCGACTTCGCACGCATGACTTCGCTCGCGGTCGGCCGCGACTGGCGCAGCGCTACGCCGGCGCAGAAGACGGATCTCACCGCCGAGTTCCGGACCCTGCTGGTGCGCAGCTACGCCAACGCGATCGTGCGATTCAAGGATCACCAGATCACCGTGAAGCCGCTCAAGCTGAAACCGGAAGACACCGAAGTCACCGTGCGCTCCGAGGTCCGCAAGGCGGGCTCACCGCCGGATTCGGTGGACTACACGCTGTACAAGAAGGGTGAGGAGTGGAAGGTCTACGACGTGGCAGTCGCTGGCGTCAGCCTGATCACGAATTACCGCGATGCGTTCGGTGAAGAGATCAAGGCCGGCGGTATCGACGGACTGATCAAGTCGCTGCGTAGCAAGAACGCACAGAACGCCGCTGGCGGCGAGGGCGCGGCAAAGAAATGA
- a CDS encoding STAS domain-containing protein, whose product MIREEGERLIIEGPITMETAASLLDSGRRLCGQVECSAGRVIDLSGVSSVDSAALAVVLAWMRAAGSGRTLRIEGVPPQLRSLAALYDLADVLPLGEAAQ is encoded by the coding sequence ATGATCCGCGAGGAAGGCGAGCGCCTGATCATCGAAGGGCCGATCACGATGGAGACGGCCGCCAGCTTGCTGGACTCCGGCCGGCGCCTGTGCGGGCAGGTCGAATGCAGTGCGGGCCGCGTGATCGACCTGTCCGGCGTGAGCTCGGTGGATTCGGCGGCGCTGGCCGTTGTGCTGGCGTGGATGCGCGCAGCCGGAAGCGGGCGCACGCTTCGTATCGAAGGCGTGCCGCCGCAGCTGCGCTCGCTCGCAGCACTTTATGACCTGGCAGACGTGTTGCCGCTCGGCGAGGCAGCACAGTGA
- a CDS encoding ABC transporter ATP-binding protein, which produces MTAAISVRGAVKHYGALQALGGVDLDVAQGEFFALLGPNGAGKTTLISALAGLIRLSAGSIRVMGHDVVDDYREARRMVGVVPQELVFDPFFSVREVLRLQSGYFGLKRNDDWIDELLASLDLTKKADANMRQLSGGMKRRVLVAQALVHRPPVIVLDEPTAGVDVELRQGLWAFVRKLNEQGHTIVLTTHYLEEAQTLCNRIAMLKAGRIVALDNTANLLRAVDGHTLRVRIAGDLPAGLTGAAPERDGDHWVFASDDYTVLLDRLVALRDAGAAISEFEVGQPDLEKVFVDVMRRAG; this is translated from the coding sequence GTGACCGCCGCGATCTCGGTTCGCGGGGCGGTCAAGCACTACGGCGCCCTGCAGGCGCTTGGCGGGGTTGATCTCGATGTGGCGCAGGGTGAGTTCTTCGCGCTGCTGGGCCCCAACGGTGCTGGCAAGACCACGTTGATCTCGGCCCTGGCGGGCTTGATCCGCCTTAGCGCAGGTTCCATCCGCGTGATGGGGCATGACGTCGTCGACGACTACCGCGAAGCGCGTCGCATGGTGGGCGTCGTGCCGCAGGAACTGGTGTTCGATCCCTTCTTCTCGGTGCGCGAAGTGCTGCGCCTGCAGTCGGGCTACTTCGGCCTCAAGCGCAACGACGACTGGATCGATGAACTGCTCGCGAGCCTCGATCTGACGAAAAAGGCCGACGCCAACATGCGCCAACTGTCCGGTGGCATGAAGCGCCGCGTGCTGGTCGCGCAGGCGCTGGTGCATCGCCCGCCAGTGATCGTGCTGGATGAACCGACGGCCGGCGTGGATGTGGAGCTGCGGCAGGGCTTGTGGGCCTTTGTGCGCAAACTCAACGAGCAAGGTCACACGATCGTGCTGACGACGCACTACCTCGAAGAGGCGCAGACGCTCTGTAACCGCATCGCGATGTTGAAAGCAGGTCGTATCGTTGCCCTCGACAACACCGCGAATCTTCTGCGCGCGGTCGATGGCCACACGCTGCGCGTCAGAATCGCCGGCGACTTGCCGGCCGGTTTGACCGGCGCGGCGCCCGAGCGCGACGGTGATCACTGGGTGTTCGCCTCGGACGATTACACGGTCCTGCTCGACCGCCTCGTGGCGCTGCGTGACGCCGGCGCCGCGATTTCCGAATTTGAAGTGGGTCAGCCGGACCTCGAAAAGGTCTTTGTCGACGTGATGCGGAGGGCCGGATGA
- a CDS encoding ABC transporter permease yields MSGVNLSGFKTLLYKELLRFWKVSFQTIGAPVLSTVLYLMIFSHVLDPHVTVYGAIEYTAFLVPGLVMMAVLQNAFANSSSSLIQSKITGNIVFVLLPPISYREFYAAYVLASVLRGVLVGFGVWLASLIFVFVAPKAPLWVLTFTLAGGAILGSLGMIAGIWAEKFDQLAGFQNFLIMPLTMLAGVFYSVHSLPVFWHRVSHFNPFFYMIDGFRYGFFGVSDVSPWLSLSIVSVFLAVLAALTLRMLASGYKLRG; encoded by the coding sequence ATGAGCGGCGTCAACCTCTCGGGCTTCAAAACGCTGCTCTACAAGGAGTTGCTGCGCTTCTGGAAAGTCAGTTTCCAGACCATCGGTGCGCCGGTCCTGTCGACCGTGCTGTACCTGATGATCTTCTCGCATGTGCTCGATCCGCATGTCACCGTGTATGGCGCCATCGAGTACACCGCCTTTCTCGTCCCCGGGCTGGTGATGATGGCGGTGCTGCAGAACGCCTTCGCCAACAGCAGCTCATCACTGATCCAGAGCAAGATCACCGGCAACATCGTATTCGTGCTGCTGCCGCCGATTTCGTATCGCGAGTTCTACGCCGCGTATGTGCTGGCTTCGGTGCTGCGTGGCGTGCTGGTCGGTTTTGGCGTGTGGCTTGCGTCGCTGATCTTTGTGTTCGTCGCACCGAAGGCGCCGCTGTGGGTGCTGACCTTCACGCTGGCCGGCGGCGCGATCCTGGGGTCGCTCGGCATGATCGCGGGCATCTGGGCCGAGAAGTTCGATCAGCTGGCCGGCTTCCAGAATTTCCTGATCATGCCGCTCACGATGCTGGCCGGCGTGTTCTACTCGGTGCATTCGTTGCCGGTTTTCTGGCACCGGGTATCGCATTTCAACCCGTTTTTCTACATGATCGATGGTTTCCGCTACGGCTTCTTCGGTGTTTCCGATGTCTCGCCGTGGCTGAGTCTTTCGATCGTTTCCGTGTTTCTGGCCGTCCTTGCGGCCCTGACGCTGCGCATGCTGGCGTCCGGGTACAAGCTGCGCGGCTGA
- a CDS encoding BolA family protein, whose protein sequence is MFQAEEIERLVSQGLPCDFIQIQGDDGVHFTGIVVSAEFAGKPRVRQHQAVYATLGPLMGNEIHALQLTTYTPEQWAAFRKELGE, encoded by the coding sequence ATGTTCCAGGCTGAAGAAATCGAACGTCTCGTGTCGCAAGGCTTGCCCTGCGATTTCATCCAGATCCAGGGCGACGACGGTGTGCATTTCACCGGCATCGTTGTCAGCGCCGAGTTCGCAGGCAAACCGAGGGTGCGCCAGCATCAGGCGGTTTATGCCACGCTGGGCCCGCTGATGGGCAACGAGATTCACGCGCTGCAGCTGACTACCTACACCCCCGAACAATGGGCCGCGTTCCGCAAGGAGCTCGGCGAATAA
- the murA gene encoding UDP-N-acetylglucosamine 1-carboxyvinyltransferase: MDKLLITGGRPLAGEVAISGAKNAALPILCAALLSDEPLVLTNVPRLNDIGTMLKLLAQMGVKVERDGDTVTLDAKGLDNPLAPYELVKTMRAAVLVLGPLMARVGHAKVSLPGGCAIGARPVDQHIKGLQAMGAEVQVEHGYIDAKVGKLRGARLFTDMVTVTGTENLMMAACLAEGETVIENAAREPEVVDLANCLVSMGAQISGAGTDVIRIRGVAKLHGATHRIMPDRIETGTYLCAAAVTGGQVRLTGTSTNYIDSVVDKLMDAGCEIGSERDAITLKAPARLKAVSLRTAPYPAFPTDMQAQFMALNVVADGTAIIRETIFENRFMHAVELIRLGANIRIDGNTAVVTGVDKLQGATVMATDLRASASLIIAGLVAEGETLVDRIYHLDRGYERLEEKLGALGATVKRVS; encoded by the coding sequence ATGGACAAATTGCTGATTACCGGCGGCCGCCCGCTCGCCGGCGAAGTCGCCATCTCCGGCGCCAAGAACGCCGCACTGCCGATCCTGTGTGCCGCGCTGCTGTCGGATGAACCGCTAGTGCTGACCAATGTGCCGCGTCTCAACGACATCGGCACCATGCTCAAGCTGCTCGCGCAGATGGGCGTGAAGGTCGAGCGCGATGGCGACACCGTGACGCTGGATGCCAAGGGCCTCGACAACCCGCTCGCGCCGTATGAGCTGGTGAAGACCATGCGTGCTGCGGTGCTGGTGCTCGGCCCGCTGATGGCGCGCGTCGGTCATGCCAAGGTGTCGCTGCCGGGTGGCTGCGCAATCGGTGCGCGGCCGGTGGATCAGCACATCAAGGGCTTGCAGGCGATGGGCGCCGAAGTGCAAGTCGAGCACGGCTACATCGACGCCAAGGTCGGCAAGCTGCGCGGTGCGCGGCTCTTCACCGACATGGTCACCGTGACCGGCACCGAGAACCTGATGATGGCGGCCTGTCTCGCCGAGGGCGAGACGGTGATCGAGAACGCCGCACGCGAGCCGGAAGTGGTGGATCTGGCCAACTGCCTCGTGTCGATGGGCGCCCAGATTTCCGGCGCCGGTACCGACGTGATTCGTATCCGTGGCGTCGCCAAGCTGCATGGCGCGACGCACCGCATCATGCCGGACCGCATCGAGACCGGCACCTACCTGTGCGCCGCGGCGGTCACCGGCGGCCAGGTACGCCTCACCGGCACCAGCACGAACTACATCGATTCGGTCGTCGACAAGCTGATGGACGCCGGCTGCGAAATCGGTTCGGAGCGCGACGCGATCACGCTCAAGGCCCCCGCACGGCTCAAGGCGGTCAGTTTGCGCACGGCACCGTATCCGGCCTTCCCGACCGATATGCAGGCGCAGTTCATGGCGCTCAACGTGGTGGCTGACGGCACCGCGATCATCCGCGAGACGATCTTCGAGAACCGCTTCATGCACGCGGTCGAGCTGATCCGCCTCGGCGCCAACATCCGTATCGACGGCAATACCGCGGTCGTGACCGGCGTCGACAAACTGCAGGGCGCCACGGTGATGGCGACCGATTTGCGTGCATCGGCCAGCCTGATCATCGCCGGCCTCGTGGCCGAGGGTGAAACCCTGGTCGACCGCATCTACCACCTCGATCGCGGTTACGAGCGGCTGGAAGAGAAGCTCGGCGCGCTGGGCGCCACGGTCAAGCGGGTGAGCTGA